In Trifolium pratense cultivar HEN17-A07 linkage group LG7, ARS_RC_1.1, whole genome shotgun sequence, a genomic segment contains:
- the LOC123898415 gene encoding uncharacterized protein LOC123898415 — translation MKNMETTSPSKDDGRRTKAIDENSDSISKIKMEEKFVKKMNHDICEITERITEKLSKRDYLECVLRRLICYRRCWGLRCRVEDKEALLRYLYMELDELNFMSIKAANGGCFVEKLDKNSLNYLKLHGSKSLADEKKILRDIKIQQKEKDVDSFKLNH, via the exons ATGAAGAATATGGAAACTACATCACCTTCAAAAGATGATGGAAGAAGAACAAAGGCTATTGATGAAAATTCAGATTCAATCTCTAAAATCAAAATGGAAGAGAAATTTGTTAAGAAAATGAATCATGACATTTGTGAAATCACAGAAAGGATCACAGAGAAATTG TCAAAAAGAGATTATCTCGAATGTGTGTTGAGACGCTTAATTTGTTATCGACGATGCTGGGGACTCAGATGTCGTGTCGAGGATAAAGAGGCGTTACTAAGGTATTTATATATGGAGCTTGATGAATTGAATTTCATGAGTATTAAAGCTGCAAATGGAGGATGTTTTGTGGAAAAGCTTGATAAAAat TCTTTGAATTATTTGAAGCTACATGGGAGTAAAAGTCTGGCTGACGAGAAAAAGATTCTAAGGGATATAAAGATTcaacaaaaagagaaagatgttgATTCATTCAAATTAAATCACTAG
- the LOC123898411 gene encoding uncharacterized protein LOC123898411 isoform X2: MKNMETTSPSKHDGRRTKAIDENSDSFSKIKMEEKVIKKLNHDICEITERITEKLSKRDYLESVLRRLISYRRCSPHKYRVEEKEKILRDLYMALDELNFMSNKTANGEWFVEKLAKNLHGSKSIAEEKMILRDIKIQQKEKDVASFKSLEVLKEMENVSNYESLKETIKDQIKVLCDYMESGTKVKYGVKELDAINGEIYSLRAKLREKYNKKDEAYQRILKLKKMVSCNE, encoded by the exons ATGAAGAATATGGAAACTACATCACCTTCAAAACATGATGGAAGAAGAACAAAGGCTATTGATGAAAATTCAGATTCATTCTCTAAAATCAAAATGGAAGAGAAAGTTATTAAGAAACTAAATCATGACATTTGTGAAATCACAGAAAGGATCACAGAGAAATTG TCAAAAAGAGATTATCTCGAATCTGTGTTGAGACGCTTAATTAGTTATCGACGATGCTCGCCACACAAATACCGAGTGGAGGAAAAAGAGAAGATACTAAGGGATTTATATATGGCACTTGATGAATTGAATTTCATGAGTAATAAAACAGCAAATGGAGAATGGTTTGTGGAAAAGCTTGCtaaaaat CTACATGGGAGTAAAAGTATAGCTGAGGAGAAAATGATTCTAAGGGatataaaaattcaacaaaaagagaaagatgttgCTTCATTCAAATCACTAGAAGTGCTTAAGGAAAtg GAAAATGTTTCCAACTATGAATCCTTGAAGGAAACTATAAAAGACCAAATCAAG GTTCTATGTGATTATATGGAGTCTGGCACCAAAGTTAAATATGGTGTGAAAGAACTAGATGCAATAAATGGAGAAATATATTCTCTGAGAGCAAAATTGAGAGAGAAGTATAACAAAAAGGATGAAGCATATCAAAggattttgaaattgaaaaaaatggtATCATGTAATGAATAA
- the LOC123898411 gene encoding uncharacterized protein LOC123898411 isoform X1, with product MKNMETTSPSKHDGRRTKAIDENSDSFSKIKMEEKVIKKLNHDICEITERITEKLSKRDYLESVLRRLISYRRCSPHKYRVEEKEKILRDLYMALDELNFMSNKTANGEWFVEKLAKNLHGSKSIAEEKMILRDIKIQQKEKDVASFKSLEVLKEMAHRYKRRKHIEQIRQKNNYINGWLKIGKEIEQFQIQLMERAFKEDISIYESLKKTIKDQIKVVCDYMESGSRVKYGVKELDAINGEIYSLRAKLTEKYNEKDEAYQRILKSNKNLYYVMT from the exons ATGAAGAATATGGAAACTACATCACCTTCAAAACATGATGGAAGAAGAACAAAGGCTATTGATGAAAATTCAGATTCATTCTCTAAAATCAAAATGGAAGAGAAAGTTATTAAGAAACTAAATCATGACATTTGTGAAATCACAGAAAGGATCACAGAGAAATTG TCAAAAAGAGATTATCTCGAATCTGTGTTGAGACGCTTAATTAGTTATCGACGATGCTCGCCACACAAATACCGAGTGGAGGAAAAAGAGAAGATACTAAGGGATTTATATATGGCACTTGATGAATTGAATTTCATGAGTAATAAAACAGCAAATGGAGAATGGTTTGTGGAAAAGCTTGCtaaaaat CTACATGGGAGTAAAAGTATAGCTGAGGAGAAAATGATTCTAAGGGatataaaaattcaacaaaaagagaaagatgttgCTTCATTCAAATCACTAGAAGTGCTTAAGGAAAtg GCACATAGATATAAGAGAAGAAAACACATTGAGCAGATTAGACAGAAGAATAACTACATTAATGGTTGGCTAAAGATTGGGAAGGAAATTGAACAATTCCAAATCCAACTTATGGAAAGAGCTTTTAAGGAAGATATTTCCATCTATGAATCCTTGAAGAAAACTATAAAAGACCAAATCAAG GTTGTATGTGATTATATGGAATCTGGCAGCAGAGTTAAATATGGTGTGAAAGAACTAGATGCCATAAATGGAGAAATATATTCTTTGAGAGCAAAATTGACAGAGAAGTATAACGAAAAGGATGAAGCATATCAAAGGATTTTGAAATCGaataaaaatttgtattatGTAATGACTTAA
- the LOC123900133 gene encoding proton pump-interactor 1-like isoform X2 → MEIKEDNSEHVSKHVHQFYFVKLWPTTPDSICKIKKEENIVMKMKQDICKISSIIAKKAVRRDSLYDRYHGVSTEETILSNLNMALDELNLRNVKVENGGWFGEKLDRKKLHGSKSLGEEKRILRDIKIQQKDVASFKSLEVLNKSLWGKHYIYHGWEKLVREIEQFQNQPMERASKYDNLKKTIKNKIKRSYDYKSLNNKRECGTEIITGVKKFEANKRDLYPLNAKLTRKYNKKDEANQRILKLKKLYHEEIHDYYQYCSLIDKVHQLAEEKDVAALEEMSSSEGAKFMLEWNNNKAFREDYETKVLRSLEGRQLSRDGRRRPDKSCC, encoded by the exons ATGGAGATTAAGGAAGACAATTCAGAACATGTTTCAAAACATGTTCATCAATTCTACTTTGTTAAGCTTTGGCCAACAACtccagattcaatttgtaaaatCAAAAAGGAAGAGAACATagtaatgaaaatgaaacaagACATTTGTAAAATCTCATCTATTATTGCAAAGAAAGCG GTAAGAAGAGACTCTTTGTATGATAGATACCATGGTGTGTCGACGGAAGAGACGATACTAAGCAATTTAAATATGGCTCTTGATGAATTGAATTTAAGGAATGTTAAAGTAGAAAATGGAGGATGGTTTGGAGAAAAGCTTGAtagaaaa AAGCTACATGGTAGCAAAAGTTTGGGTGAGGAGAAAAGAATTTTAAGGGATATAAAGATTCAACAAAAAGATGTTGCTTCATTCAAATCACTAGAAGTGCTTAATAAATCg TTATGGGGTAAGCATTATATTTATCACGGTTGGGAGAAGCTCGTCAGAGAAATCGAACAATTCCAAAACCAACCTATGGAGAGAGCTTCCAAGTATGACAACTTGaagaaaactataaaaaataaaatcaag CGTTCTTATGATTATAAATCTTTGAATAACAAAAGAGAATGTGGGACAGAAATTATCACTGGTGTGAAAAAATTTGAAGCCAACAAAAGAGACTTATATCCTTTGAATGCAAAATTGACAAGGAAGTATAATAAAAAGGATGAAGCAAATCAAAggattttgaaattgaaaaaattgtaTCATGAGGAG ATTCACGACTACTACCAGTATTGTTCACTTATAGATAAGGTTCATCAGTTGGCTGAAGAAAAAGATGTAGCAGCCCTTGAAGAGATGTCAAGTTCAGAG GGTGCGAAGTTTATGTTAGAATGGAACAATAATAAAGCTTTCCGAGAAGATTATGAGACGAAGGTTCTGCGATCATTAGAGGGACGGCAACTAAGTAGAGATGGGAGAAGAAGACCCGATAAATCATGTTGTTGA
- the LOC123900133 gene encoding proton pump-interactor 1-like isoform X1 — MEIKEDNSEHVSKHVHQFYFVKLWPTTPDSICKIKKEENIVMKMKQDICKISSIIAKKAVRRDSLYDRYHGVSTEETILSNLNMALDELNLRNVKVENGGWFGEKLDRKSLNYKKLHGSKSLGEEKRILRDIKIQQKDVASFKSLEVLNKSLWGKHYIYHGWEKLVREIEQFQNQPMERASKYDNLKKTIKNKIKRSYDYKSLNNKRECGTEIITGVKKFEANKRDLYPLNAKLTRKYNKKDEANQRILKLKKLYHEEIHDYYQYCSLIDKVHQLAEEKDVAALEEMSSSEGAKFMLEWNNNKAFREDYETKVLRSLEGRQLSRDGRRRPDKSCC, encoded by the exons ATGGAGATTAAGGAAGACAATTCAGAACATGTTTCAAAACATGTTCATCAATTCTACTTTGTTAAGCTTTGGCCAACAACtccagattcaatttgtaaaatCAAAAAGGAAGAGAACATagtaatgaaaatgaaacaagACATTTGTAAAATCTCATCTATTATTGCAAAGAAAGCG GTAAGAAGAGACTCTTTGTATGATAGATACCATGGTGTGTCGACGGAAGAGACGATACTAAGCAATTTAAATATGGCTCTTGATGAATTGAATTTAAGGAATGTTAAAGTAGAAAATGGAGGATGGTTTGGAGAAAAGCTTGAtagaaaa TCTTTGAATTATAAGAAGCTACATGGTAGCAAAAGTTTGGGTGAGGAGAAAAGAATTTTAAGGGATATAAAGATTCAACAAAAAGATGTTGCTTCATTCAAATCACTAGAAGTGCTTAATAAATCg TTATGGGGTAAGCATTATATTTATCACGGTTGGGAGAAGCTCGTCAGAGAAATCGAACAATTCCAAAACCAACCTATGGAGAGAGCTTCCAAGTATGACAACTTGaagaaaactataaaaaataaaatcaag CGTTCTTATGATTATAAATCTTTGAATAACAAAAGAGAATGTGGGACAGAAATTATCACTGGTGTGAAAAAATTTGAAGCCAACAAAAGAGACTTATATCCTTTGAATGCAAAATTGACAAGGAAGTATAATAAAAAGGATGAAGCAAATCAAAggattttgaaattgaaaaaattgtaTCATGAGGAG ATTCACGACTACTACCAGTATTGTTCACTTATAGATAAGGTTCATCAGTTGGCTGAAGAAAAAGATGTAGCAGCCCTTGAAGAGATGTCAAGTTCAGAG GGTGCGAAGTTTATGTTAGAATGGAACAATAATAAAGCTTTCCGAGAAGATTATGAGACGAAGGTTCTGCGATCATTAGAGGGACGGCAACTAAGTAGAGATGGGAGAAGAAGACCCGATAAATCATGTTGTTGA
- the LOC123898414 gene encoding proton pump-interactor 1-like: protein MRQLSCNGGNTFFYQKHKNLEEKMRQRYHLNDRQKLVIEIEQFQNQHMERASKYDSLKKSIKDQIKLLCDEDYLGNRRKCMECGIRIRNGVKKLEAINAELNSLRAKLSENYKKKYRAYQRILNLKQLYLEETIDYYQHCSYINKVHQLAEEKDVAALGEMSISEVGKFMLEWNNNKAFREDYAKNVLQSLGRRQLSGDGRIRPDK from the exons ATGCGACAGTTATCATGTAACGGAGGAAATACATTCTTTtatcaaaaacataaaaacttgGAGGAGAAGATGAGACAGAGATATCACTTAAATGATCGGCAGAAGCTCGTGATAGAAATTGAACAATTCCAAAACCAACATATGGAAAGAGCTTCCAAGTATGACTCCTTGAAGAAAAGTATAAAAGACCAAATCAAG CTTCTATGTGATGAAGACTATTTAGGAAACAGAAGAAAGTGTATGGAATGTGGGATCAGAATTAGAAATGGTGTGAAAAAATTAGAAGCCATAAATGCAGAATTGAATTCTTTGAGAGCAAAATTGTCAGagaattataagaaaaagtatCGAGCATATCAAaggattttgaatttgaaacaaTTGTATCTTGAGGAG actATCGACTATTATCAACATTGTTCGTATATAAATAAAGTCCATCAGCTGGCTGAAGAAAAAGATGTAGCAGCCCTTGGTGAGATGTCAATTTCAGAG GTTGGGAAGTTTATGTTAGAGTGGAACAATAATAAGGCTTTTCGAGAAGATTATGCGAAGAATGTTCTGCAATCATTAGGGAGACGACAACTAAGTGGAGATGGGCGTATAAGACCTGATAAATAA
- the LOC123898413 gene encoding neuromodulin-like: protein MADLHIQNQQQESSMADHLDHHIHTHNTSVKRRSRPTSSSDQRSSKKHSFNQEKLARNGFSAITLPISICGNVLRGSVSDPSYTFQEKTMPVRGSSGLPPRPPISRCNSEVIDPATVKAAVSHCLKSEENSPPDSKRLKRMKEQLTEMKQWWDEIMKDEEEENEKEQQKEEEKEQEEEKDSLVAEDDKVPSQSQDELRADYEEAISVEWLEKCLSLTFRCPCRKGYEFLISENNCYYKLV from the exons ATGGCTGATTTACATattcaaaatcaacaacaaGAATCATCAATGGCTGATCATCTTGATCATCACATTCACACTCACAACACTTCTGTCAAACGCCGTTCACGGCCAACATCTTCCTCCGATCAACGCTCATCCAAGAAGCATTCTTTCAACCAAGAGAAACTTGCTCGTAATGGCTTCTCTGCCATTACTCTTCCTATTAGTATCTGCGGTAATGTTCTTCGCGGATCTGTCTCGGATCCATCATACACTTTCCAGGAGAAAACAATGCCGGTAAGAGGGTCATCTGGTTTGCCACCTCGGCCACCGATTAGTAGATGTAACTCTGAAGTTATTGATCCTGCAACGGTTAAAGCTGCAGTTTCGCATTGTTTGAAATCTGAAGAAAATTCTCCTCCTGATTCAAAG AGGCTTAAAAGGATGAAAGAACAGTTAACAGAAATGAAGCAATGGTGGGATGAAATTATGaaagatgaggaagaagaaaatgaaaaagaacaacaaaaagaagaggaaaaagaacaagaagaagaaaaagactCTCTTGTTGCTGAAGATGACAAAGTTCCATCTCAGTCTCAG gaTGAATTGAGAGCTGATTATGAAGAAGCTATTAGTGTAGAGTGGCTTGAAAAGTGCTTAAGCCTTACTTTTAGGTGTCCATGTAGAAAGGGCTACGAGTTTCTAATAAGTGAAAACAATTGCTACTACAAGTTGGTGTAG